In Corylus avellana chromosome ca2, CavTom2PMs-1.0, the following proteins share a genomic window:
- the LOC132173041 gene encoding uncharacterized protein LOC132173041, producing MKTQIFVNPTNYSNPQFSPSVFRFDFPPFSGESLNLLRLSRRKWLQSPQPHRICSVRASCASGSASYGGWDELRLVGDSESTGESDQFRDFLVSLKADDGKHIFVFLLGLVCALAISRVRVSSIVVFPASILVFAIGFSFGFVRGGNFSEVGVNGGKRRAKEEISWFYTEKFKNLVTFFDGFDVKVNNLKNDIAKAIDNKEITLGDLENYVNEMESISLSALNARNLAEASMDNVGKSNVVLVENQRPSRRKKELGEIGFELLQSVGSLFGENLVGSKPNKVKDNIKRETVESVVNDQTRANVSTSAVEESNFSSVIDSKGTGNLSVSQESSNKSAFDEDGGRRTINDSQNGKMSSGEMHGSGKRFIDGEEYSYRSNSLRFMNNQSFSVKTGRNNKTEMWESHDRLFNSEEFRVRMKHMGTEASFVQEQMLKKSSGAYQTSLNREKSNDKSYSFQFREEETNHEDDSHMANDLSSHESEVGSSSSPKVSDDVVFDRYLTEANDLLKQAKELMRRKRDVERAEIILYRSAKLLSKAIAMKPMSLLAVGQLGNTYLLHGELKLKISRELRTLLSGSEPLSIEKWNGMLKGLDARITSKDELASVLVNVCEECEELLLEAGRKYRLALSIDGSDVRALYNWGIALSFRAQLIADIGPEAAFEADEVFLAAIDKFDAMMSKGNTYAPDALFKWGVALQQRSRLRPSNSKEKVKLLQQAKRLYEDALHMDSSNLQVREALSICVSELSFRYF from the exons ATGAAAACCCAAATTTTCGTGAATCCCACTAATTATTCGAACCCTCAATTCTCGCCCTCGGTTTTTCGCTTTGATTTTCCGCCATTTTCTGGGGAAAGTCTAAACCTTCTTCGTTTGTCCCGAAGGAAATGGCTTCAAAGTCCCCAACCCCACAGAATTTGCTCTGTGAGAGCCTCTTGTGCTTCTGGCTCAGCGAGTTACGGCGGGTGGGACGAGTTGAGACTCGTTGGTGACTCGGAGAGCACTGGTGAGTCGGATCAGTTTCGcgattttcttgtttctttgaaaGCCGATGATGGAAAGCATATATTCGTGTTTCTTTTGGGGCTTGTATGTGCCCTGGCCAtttctagggttagggtttcttcGATTGTTGTGTTTCCAGcttcaattttggtttttgCTATCGGGTTCTCGTTTGGGTTTGTTCGTGGAGGAAATTTCAGTGAGGTGGGTGTAAATGGAGGTAAGAGAAGGGCAAAAGAAGAGATTTCATGGTTTTATACTGAGAAATTTAAGAACTTAGTGACTTTTTTTGATGGGTTTGATGTTAAGgttaataatttaaagaatGATATAGCAAAAGCTATTGATAATAAAGAAATTACTCTAGGTGATTTGGAAAATTATGTAAATGAGATGGAATCAATTAGTTTATCAGCTTTGAATGCAAGAAACCTTGCCGAGGCTTCTATGGATAATGTGGGGAAATCTAATGTAGTGTTAGTGGAGAACCAGAGGCCAagtagaagaaagaaagagctgGGTGAAATTGGGTTTGAGTTGTTGCAATCTGTTGGAAGTTTGTTTGGAGAGAATTTGGTTGGTTCCAAGCCTAATAAAGTGAAAGATAACATTAAGCGAGAAACTGTAGAGAGTGTAGTAAATGATCAAACTCGAGCAAATGTTTCTACTTCTGCAGTTGAAGAGAGTAATTTCAGTTCAGTTATTGATAGTAAAGGAACTGGGAATTTGAGTGTGTCTCAAGAATCATCAAATAAGTCTGCTTTTGATGAGGATGGAGGTAGACGGACAATAAATGATTCACAAAATgggaaaatgagttcaggggAGATGCATGGCAGTGGTAAAAGATTTATTGACGGAGAAGAGTATAGTTACCGGAGTAACAGTTTGCGATTTATGAATAACCAGAGTTTCTCTGTGAAGACGGGCCGTAATAACAAAACTGAGATGTGGGAATCCCATGATAGACTGTTTAATTCTGAGGAGTTTAGAGTGAGGATGAAACATATGGGAACTGAAGCTTCCTTTGTACAAGAGCAGATGCTCAAGAAATCCAGTGGAGCTTACCAGACTTCTCTCAATAGGGAGAAGAGCAACGATAAGTCTTACAGTTTTCAATTTAGAGAAGAGGAGACGAATCATGAAGATGATTCCCATATGGCTAATGACCTGTCTTCACATGAGAGTGAGGTTGGTTCCTCTTCATCTCCGAAGGTTTCAGATGATGTGGTGTTTGATAGGTATCTTACAGAAGCTAATGACCTTTTGAAACAAGCAAAGGAGTTGATGAGGAGAAAACGTGACGTGGAGCGTGCTGAAATCATATTGTACAGGTCTGCCAAGTTACTCTCCAAAGCCATAGCTATGAAGCCCATGAGTTTGTTGGCTGTGGGCCAACTAGGCAACACCTATCTTCTTCATGGAGAATTGAAATTGAAGATTAGTCGGGAGTTGAGAACTCTCCTTTCAGGAAGTGAGCCCTTATCCATTGAGAAATGGAACGGAATGCTCAAGGGATTAGATGCCCGCATCACTAGTAAAGATGAACTTGCATCTGTCCTTGTTAATGTGTGTGAAGAGTGCGAAGAACTTCTTCTGGAGGCAGGCAGAAAATATAGGCTGGCGTTATCAATTGATGGGAGCGATGTAAGGGCCCTATACAATTGGGGTATTGCGCTCTCTTTCCGCGCCCAATTAATTGCGGATATTGGACCG GAAGCTGCTTTTGAGGCTGACGAAGTGTTCTTGGCTGCAATTGataaatttgatgctatgatgtCCAAAGGCAATACTTACGCACCTGATG CTTTGTTCAAATGGGGTGTGGCTTTGCAGCAAAGATCTCGCTTACGGCCAAGTAACAGTAAAGAGAAGGTGAAGTTATTGCAACAAGCCAAGAGGCTATATGAAGATGCACTGCACATGGACTCCAGCAATCTCCAAGTAAGAGAAGCCCTATCAATTTGTGTGTCTGAGCTTAGTTTTAGGTACTTCTAG
- the LOC132170426 gene encoding CBS domain-containing protein CBSX5-like, whose product MAVSILAREVSDLCLGKPALRCLSVSATVADALSALKRLGESYLSVWSCCHNASSRTKTAAGSDDCRCVGKVCMVDIICFLCTAENLGAPAAALQSPVSVLIPKTSAGIVRHLDPHSSLVEAIDLILEGAQNLVIPIPRQSRSSTSSRKTLLLKAASFNSTLHNTREYCWLTHEDLIRYLLNSIAIFAPTPINPINTLNVIDTKNILAIQYDDPALPALPLISQSLGSQTSVAIVDVDGKLIGEISPFTLNCCDESFAAAIATLSAGDLMAYIDCGGPPEDLVQLVKDRLEERNLGAALELMEEESMITSLSSSSMCSSSSDEEFGSGRSGRLGGYSARLVRRSEAIVCYPWSSLVAVMIQALAHRVSYVWVVEEDGSLVGIVTFAGMLKVFRERLNSI is encoded by the exons ATGGCAGTGAGCATATTGGCCCGGGAGGTATCAGACCTATGCCTTGGAAAGCCTGCGCTTAGGTGCCTCTCTGTGTCAGCCACCGTCGCCGACGCCCTCTCGGCTCTGAAGAGGCTAGGGGAGAGCTATCTGAGCGTGTGGAGCTGCTGCCACAACGCGTCGTCGAGGACCAAGACCGCCGCCGGCTCCGATGATTGCCGATGCGTGGGAAAGGTTTGCATGGTGGACATAATCTGCTTCCTCTGCACCGCAGAGAACCTCGGCGCTCCTGCCGCCGCGCTTCAGTCGCCGGTTTCGGTTCTGATTCCCAAGACCTCTGCTGGGATCGTTAGGCATTTGGATCCCCACTCAAG CTTAGTGGAGGCAATAGATCTGATCCTCGAAGGAGCACAGAACCTTGTGATACCAATACCAAGGCAAAGCCGGAGCAGCACAAGTTCAAGAAAAACCCTCCTCCTCAAGGCGGCATCCTTCAACTCCACCCTCCACAACACCCGCGAGTACTGCTGGCTCACACATGAAGACTTGATCCGCTACCTCCTCAACTCCATTGCCATTTTCGCTCCCACCCCAATCAACCCCATCAACACCCTTAACGTCATCGACACCAAAAACATCCTCGCCATCCAATACGACGACCCTGCATTGCCTGCATTGCCCCTCATCTCTCAGTCCCTCGGCAGCCAAACCTCGGTCGCCATTGTCGACGTGGACGGCAAGTTGATCGGCGAGATCTCACCGTTCACGCTCAATTGTTGCGACGAGTCGTTTGCGGCTGCCATTGCGACACTCTCGGCAGGCGATCTAATGGCGTATATAGACTGCGGTGGTCCACCGGAGGACCTAGTGCAGCTGGTGAAAGATAGGTTGGAAGAGCGAAACTTGGGGGCGGCGTTGGAGCTAATGGAAGAGGAATCAATGATCACATCattgtcatcatcatcaatgtGTTCATCTTCTTCGGACGAAGAGTTTGGGTCGGGGAGGAGCGGGAGGTTAGGCGGTTATTCGGCGAGGCTAGTGAGGAGATCAGAAGCAATTGTGTGTTATCCATGGAGCTCGTTGGTGGCGGTGATGATTCAGGCATTGGCGCATCGTGTTAGTTATGTGTGGGTTGTTGAAGAGGATGGGAGTTTGGTCGGAATTGTTACCTTTGCAGGCATGTTGAAAGTTTTCCGGGAACGTTTGAACTCAATATAG